From the endosymbiont of Bathymodiolus septemdierum str. Myojin knoll genome, one window contains:
- a CDS encoding uroporphyrinogen-III synthase gives MHWTECVLLPNYWDTKSLNILLTRALSQVQPLQNLLSEQGYQPILFPSLEIKALANQPLKTEYDALIFISANAVDYGIDILKNFKNQAKIFAIGAATAKKIENYNIKVDGFPKQKASSEALLAMPMIKNLSEQSILIFRGEGGRETLKQGLEKNNSVEYIEVYRRAPCDIAPQHHNALSTFLQSDKGVVTATSVENLSAFTSMVAQIDLDALTLIKQYPLVVLSERIKFFAQSVGFNKISVASETRDEGLLAAIQSIL, from the coding sequence ATGCATTGGACAGAATGCGTATTATTGCCGAATTATTGGGATACTAAAAGTTTGAATATTTTATTAACGCGCGCTTTATCGCAAGTTCAGCCCTTGCAAAATTTATTAAGTGAACAGGGTTATCAGCCCATACTTTTTCCAAGTTTAGAAATTAAAGCACTTGCCAACCAACCTTTAAAAACCGAATACGATGCGTTAATTTTCATTAGTGCCAATGCGGTTGATTATGGGATAGATATTTTAAAAAATTTTAAAAATCAAGCTAAAATTTTTGCCATAGGCGCAGCAACTGCAAAAAAAATAGAAAATTACAATATTAAAGTTGATGGCTTTCCAAAACAAAAAGCATCCAGTGAGGCCTTATTGGCAATGCCAATGATAAAAAATCTAAGTGAGCAATCAATTTTGATTTTTAGAGGTGAAGGTGGTAGAGAAACGCTTAAACAGGGTTTAGAAAAAAATAATAGTGTTGAATATATTGAAGTTTATCGGCGTGCTCCTTGTGATATCGCACCGCAACACCATAATGCCTTATCTACCTTTCTGCAAAGTGATAAGGGCGTTGTTACTGCCACCAGTGTTGAGAATCTCTCTGCGTTTACCTCAATGGTGGCGCAAATTGATCTGGATGCACTCACTTTAATCAAACAATATCCGCTTGTTGTACTGAGTGAGCGCATTAAATTTTTTGCACAGTCTGTAGGTTTTAATAAAATTTCAGTTGCCAGTGAAACTCGTGATGAAGGTTTGCTTGCAGCCATTCAAAGTATTTTATAA
- a CDS encoding calcium/sodium antiporter — protein MPDILLPIIALLTGFLLLIWSADVFTENGAKIAMIFKVSPLVIGLLIFGFGTSAPEMLVSGLAAMEGNTGISIGSAIGSNIFNIALVLGISALITPIAVSNNVLKKEWMFLMFITLVVGFLLWDKRLDVIDGFILVSLLAIFLIYTFKTAKQDNNNEFDEAMEEIKENQSGKTWLLLIIGLIVLITSAKLIVWGGVEVAQSFGVSDLVIGLSVIALGTSLPELAVSIASVLKKQYEMVVGNVIGSNIFNTIAVLAIPGLIHPSAVADEVITRDYPVMLLLTILLFVLAYKFGKQPIINRFGGIVLVCIFVAYMWQLF, from the coding sequence ATGCCCGATATTCTACTACCAATCATCGCCTTATTAACAGGTTTTCTACTTTTAATTTGGAGTGCCGATGTATTCACAGAAAATGGCGCAAAAATTGCAATGATATTCAAAGTATCGCCTTTGGTGATTGGCTTGCTCATTTTTGGCTTTGGTACCTCTGCACCTGAGATGTTAGTGTCTGGGTTGGCAGCGATGGAAGGTAACACAGGCATAAGTATTGGCAGTGCAATTGGCTCTAATATTTTTAACATTGCTTTGGTGTTGGGCATTAGTGCATTAATTACACCAATTGCTGTTAGTAATAATGTTTTGAAAAAAGAATGGATGTTTTTGATGTTTATTACCCTGGTAGTGGGTTTCTTACTATGGGATAAGCGCCTTGATGTGATTGATGGCTTTATTTTAGTATCTTTATTAGCCATATTTTTAATCTACACATTTAAAACTGCAAAACAGGACAATAATAACGAATTTGATGAGGCAATGGAAGAGATTAAGGAAAACCAATCTGGCAAGACTTGGTTACTGCTAATTATTGGCTTAATCGTATTGATTACCAGCGCCAAATTAATCGTTTGGGGTGGTGTAGAAGTTGCCCAAAGTTTTGGTGTGTCAGATTTAGTCATTGGACTTAGTGTCATCGCATTAGGTACCAGCCTGCCAGAGTTAGCGGTGTCTATTGCCAGTGTCTTGAAAAAACAATATGAGATGGTGGTGGGTAATGTGATTGGCTCTAATATTTTTAATACCATTGCAGTCTTGGCAATCCCCGGACTCATTCATCCGTCAGCTGTGGCAGATGAGGTTATCACCAGGGACTACCCTGTTATGCTTTTACTGACCATTTTGTTGTTTGTTCTTGCTTACAAATTCGGTAAACAGCCTATTATTAATCGCTTTGGTGGTATTGTTTTGGTTTGTATATTTGTCGCTTATATGTGGCAATTATTCTAA
- the tsaE gene encoding tRNA (adenosine(37)-N6)-threonylcarbamoyltransferase complex ATPase subunit type 1 TsaE, with translation MELTLNNETETQKFAQRLAQNAKMPLVIYLQGDLGVGKTTFARSFIQFFGFNKVKSPTYSLVESYQNQDINIHHFDCYRLSDPEELEYIGIREYLKGSHIQLIEWPDLGKGMVAPADLTIALSGNNDTRKLTATDHSNIGQELLQRIA, from the coding sequence ATAGAATTAACACTCAATAACGAAACTGAAACTCAGAAATTCGCTCAAAGGTTAGCACAAAATGCCAAAATGCCTTTAGTAATTTATCTGCAAGGGGACTTAGGCGTGGGGAAAACCACCTTTGCCAGAAGTTTTATTCAGTTTTTTGGATTTAATAAAGTCAAAAGTCCAACTTATTCTTTGGTGGAAAGTTACCAAAATCAAGACATTAATATTCACCACTTTGATTGTTATCGTCTCAGTGACCCCGAAGAATTGGAATACATTGGCATTCGTGAATATCTCAAGGGTAGTCATATTCAACTGATTGAATGGCCGGATTTAGGCAAAGGGATGGTCGCACCTGCGGATTTAACCATTGCGCTCAGTGGCAATAACGATACGAGAAAATTAACAGCAACTGATCACAGTAATATCGGCCAAGAATTGTTACAGCGTATTGCCTGA
- a CDS encoding HesB/IscA family protein: MITITKSAAEEIRLSTQNPDAQGLQMRFAVDVRDEGWQYLMGFDELSEGDIHLESNGIEYVLAYSQKELIEGMVVDFDEIDTEGGYGFLFMNPNDPNYQPPEKDIAPKKS, from the coding sequence ATGATTACAATTACCAAGAGTGCCGCCGAAGAAATAAGACTCTCTACTCAAAATCCTGATGCACAAGGATTACAAATGCGTTTTGCCGTTGATGTAAGAGACGAAGGTTGGCAGTATCTTATGGGCTTTGACGAGCTTTCAGAAGGTGATATTCACTTAGAATCAAACGGCATTGAATATGTCCTTGCTTATTCTCAAAAAGAGTTAATAGAAGGTATGGTCGTTGATTTTGACGAAATTGATACTGAAGGCGGCTACGGCTTCCTCTTTATGAATCCTAATGACCCAAATTATCAGCCACCAGAAAAAGACATAGCCCCTAAAAAGTCTTAA
- a CDS encoding cobyrinate a,c-diamide synthase: protein MMSIYISAAHKSSGKTVISLGLCAAFKERTLKVQSFKKGPDYIDPIWLSQASGNACYNLDFYTMSDDEIRALFHQQQSDISIVEGNKGLYDGMTVSGGDANADMAKLLNSSVILVIDTTGITRGIAPLLMGYQAFDSDVNIAGVILNKVAGERHESKLLQAIEYYTDTPVLGAIRRSKALIINERHLGLVPANESAQSQAFIDSAGRIIADQVNLDKILLLNGLTPKGGTPLFLKKEKKVTPPLTASPLSLTVAVAKDEAFGFYYQDDMNAFKSLGVKIEYFDTLKASKLPRCDGLFIGGGFPEMQLEALSNNHLLLTDIKSKIEQGLPTYAECGGLMYLSREISHQGKTHKMVGVIKGDTVMTPKPIGRGYVQLTPTKAHPWSGVAEKIYAHEFHYSKLENIDPKTHYAYKVLRGVGVDNKQDGILTYNLLATYAHLRSVGGNHWVKQFVNFIKVKL, encoded by the coding sequence GCCGCATTTAAAGAGCGCACACTCAAAGTTCAATCTTTTAAAAAAGGCCCTGATTATATCGACCCAATTTGGCTCTCTCAAGCTAGTGGTAACGCTTGCTACAATTTAGATTTTTATACGATGTCTGACGATGAAATTAGAGCATTATTTCATCAGCAACAGAGCGATATCTCTATTGTTGAAGGTAACAAAGGACTGTATGACGGTATGACTGTGAGTGGTGGTGATGCTAATGCTGATATGGCAAAATTACTCAATTCAAGCGTTATTTTAGTGATTGACACCACTGGCATTACTCGGGGGATTGCCCCTTTGTTGATGGGATACCAGGCGTTTGATAGCGATGTGAATATTGCTGGTGTAATTTTAAATAAAGTCGCTGGTGAGCGCCACGAATCAAAACTGCTGCAAGCTATTGAATATTACACCGATACCCCTGTTTTAGGCGCTATTCGTCGTTCTAAGGCGCTTATTATCAATGAACGCCACTTAGGGCTTGTGCCAGCCAATGAATCTGCACAGTCACAAGCCTTTATTGATAGTGCAGGTCGTATCATTGCCGATCAGGTGAACTTAGATAAAATTTTGTTGCTTAATGGTCTTACACCTAAGGGGGGCACCCCCCTTTTTTTAAAAAAAGAAAAAAAGGTAACACCCCCTTTGACTGCGTCTCCTTTATCTCTGACCGTTGCTGTAGCAAAAGACGAAGCCTTTGGTTTTTATTACCAAGATGATATGAATGCGTTTAAATCTTTGGGCGTGAAAATTGAATATTTTGATACTTTGAAGGCATCAAAATTACCAAGATGTGATGGGCTGTTCATCGGTGGTGGTTTTCCAGAAATGCAATTAGAGGCGTTAAGTAATAATCATTTATTACTTACTGACATTAAGTCAAAGATAGAACAAGGTTTGCCAACTTATGCAGAATGTGGCGGTTTAATGTACCTTAGTCGAGAGATAAGTCACCAAGGTAAAACACATAAAATGGTTGGGGTGATTAAGGGCGACACTGTAATGACGCCTAAGCCGATTGGCAGGGGTTATGTGCAATTAACGCCGACTAAGGCGCATCCTTGGTCGGGTGTTGCTGAAAAAATATATGCCCATGAATTCCATTATTCTAAATTAGAAAATATTGACCCTAAAACCCATTATGCATACAAGGTTTTACGCGGCGTAGGTGTGGATAATAAGCAAGATGGAATTTTGACCTACAATTTATTAGCCACCTATGCACATTTGCGTAGCGTCGGCGGTAATCATTGGGTCAAGCAATTTGTTAACTTTATCAAGGTGAAATTATGA